The window AACTCTCTGGCACTCTTCGCTGGCCGCATGCAGACGATCCGAATCGTCCGCAAGATGTCCCCCGACCTTCCGCTTGTCATGGCTGATCCTGAGGCACTTAAACGCGCCTTGGGCAACCTCATCGACAATGCAGCCGAGGCCATGCAGCAAAGCCTCTACCGCGAACTCCGCATCGGAACCAGTCTCCTCGAAAATGGAATGGTAGAACTTACCATCGCCGATTCGGGCTCCGGGCTTACTGACGAGATGCGCGAGCGACTCTTCCTGCCCTACTTCTCTACTAAACAGCGCGGCACAGGTCTCGGTCTTGCCATCGCCGCCAAGATCGTTCAGGAGCATCAGGGCACTATTCGCGCAGAAAAAAATGAGCCAGCGGGTGCGAAGTTCATAGTAGAGCTTCGGCCTGCATCCTCGTTCGATAGTGATCCAGAGATTCTGGCGACTTTTACGGGCTTTGACATGTCGCAAAACGATCAGCGTCCCGAATTGACAGGTGTACCGAAGCAAGAAAGTGTCGCTCGCGGCAGCGCAGAAGAGGTTGATCTTGCCTCGACCCTCCCTCGAGGTCCCAAATGAACCACGTGCTCATCGTTGACGACGAAGCTGAGATCCGTGAGTCGCTCGAGAGCATACTGCGCGAAGAGGATTACCTTGTTACCACCGCGGCCACCGCAGGAGAGGCCTTAGAACTTCTTCGCGACGCAGCCTACGACGTCGTTTTGCTCGATATCTGGCTTCCAGACCGCGATGGGCTCGACGCCTTGACCGAGATCCGTCAGATGGAGTCGGCAAACGTTCCTGAGGTTGTGATTATCAGTGGTCACGGCACCATCGAAGCTGCTGTCCGCGCCACAAAGCTCGGCGCGTACGACTTCCTCGAGAAGCCTCTGTCCCTTGAGCGCACTCTTATCGTCCTTAAAAATGCAATGAAGGCACGCCAGATGCGCGAAGATAATCAGGAGTTCTCCCGCCAGCTTGCAAAAGGAACGGTGACTGGAAACTCCGTCCCCATGAAGGCCCTTCGACAGCAGATCAAGCTGATGGCCCCGACCAACGGTCGCGTCCTCATATATGGTGAGTCAGGCGCTGGAAAAGAGCTGGTAGGCCGCGCAATGCATGCGGAAAGTCTGCGCAAAGACCGGCCTTTTGTTGAACTGAACTGCGCTGCCATTCCCGAAGACTACATCGAAAGTGAACTCTTCGGTTATCGCCACGGTGCGGTTCCCGGTGGTCCCACGGAAAAACGTGGCACCTTCGAGCGTGCCGATGGTGGAACTCTCTTCCTCGACGAAGTGGGAGACATGAGTCTCAAGACACAGGCCAAGGTGCTCCGTGCGTTGGATGAACAACGTTTCCTTCCCGTGGGCGCGTCGCATCCAGTCCACGTTGACGTTCGTGTCATCGCCGCGACTAACAAGGATCTTGAAGAAGAGATCGCGCGGGGTAACTTCCGCGAGGATCTCTTCTACCGTCTGAATGTCATTCCGTTTTTTGTGCCTCCGCTGCGCGACCGCAAGGAGGACATTCCTCTTCTCGTCAAGGAATTCCTCCAGCAGTTCGGAGCCGAATACGGCCGTCCGCACGTAGAGATGACTGAAGACGCCCTGACTGCATTGAAACAGTATCACTGGCCCGGCAATGTCCGCGAACTGCGGAATCTTGTAGAGCGGGTTCTCATACTCAATCCCAAAACGCAGCGTATTGAGCGCAAGCACCTCCCTATGCTCGTCTATCGCGATTCGGGTCGTGATCCCGGTAGGGCAGCTGGTCGCGGCGATGAGTTCACAAGCTTATTGCAGGCACGCGAAGCCTACGAACGCGATTACATCCTCAAAAAATTAGACGAATTCCACGGCAATGTCAGCCGCGCGGCCGAAGGCCTCGGCCTCGAACGCAGCCATCTATACCGGAAGATGAAAGCCCTTGGTGTCAGCGTTAAGGAGTGATCCTGGTGCATCTAGCAGGGGTTTAGCGAGACGTGATGTTCAGGGCCACGGCCACTGAAAAAGCCAGCGAAGGCGCCAACGATCCTGTTGATGCCAGATGATAGCTGGCAGCAGAGTCGCGAACAGTGTGGGAAGCAGCAGCTGCAACCATAACTCGTGTGTATGGAAAATTCGAACGAGAACTTCGCGGGTCGCTCCCTGCGGAAAGTTGCTCAAAAGGAAGACTGCCAGCGAGGCACGTCCTACCCATGCCAGGCCGTCGCCAATTCGGTGTCTGTCGAGCAGTTTTGCCAGCAGAAAAAGTCCAGCTGTTCCAGTCAATCCGAGTTCGATATAAGTCCATCGGGTTGGAGGTCCATAGAGGTAGATCGCTGCAACCTGCAGGGCGGCCAGAGCAATAAATCCCAAAGCAGCCGTAGATTTCCGCATTCCTTCCATGCGATAAATCCGCGTCCCAACCCACATCCCAGCAGCCAAAAAACAAAAATCGCGCAACACCTGGTTTGTAAGAGGAGGTCCAAACGCTGGCGTCATTCCGACGAGTGCTGCACCCAAAAAGCGTAACCACGGGGGAACTCGTACCGTCAGAAGAGCGAGCATTAAGCAGACGAACAACACAAAGAGAAACCAGCTCGCCTGCCCGTCTATCAGATTAAGAAGGAAATCATTCCAGCGAAACGGCGAAGCTGAGGACTTGAATCGATCTATCAGTGGCCCGGTCGCGACGTTAATCAATGCAAACAGAATGTATGGATAAAGTATGGTTTTGAGTTTATCGATGGCAAAGCG is drawn from Edaphobacter lichenicola and contains these coding sequences:
- a CDS encoding sigma-54-dependent transcriptional regulator translates to MNHVLIVDDEAEIRESLESILREEDYLVTTAATAGEALELLRDAAYDVVLLDIWLPDRDGLDALTEIRQMESANVPEVVIISGHGTIEAAVRATKLGAYDFLEKPLSLERTLIVLKNAMKARQMREDNQEFSRQLAKGTVTGNSVPMKALRQQIKLMAPTNGRVLIYGESGAGKELVGRAMHAESLRKDRPFVELNCAAIPEDYIESELFGYRHGAVPGGPTEKRGTFERADGGTLFLDEVGDMSLKTQAKVLRALDEQRFLPVGASHPVHVDVRVIAATNKDLEEEIARGNFREDLFYRLNVIPFFVPPLRDRKEDIPLLVKEFLQQFGAEYGRPHVEMTEDALTALKQYHWPGNVRELRNLVERVLILNPKTQRIERKHLPMLVYRDSGRDPGRAAGRGDEFTSLLQAREAYERDYILKKLDEFHGNVSRAAEGLGLERSHLYRKMKALGVSVKE
- a CDS encoding acyltransferase family protein; this translates as MIKLGQGPDTLEPITSGARSQIVDIVKGIAIILVAFGHTAQGMMHRGWWNSQKAFFSDAFIYSFHMPAFFFIGGLFVMGSITKRSNRRFAIDKLKTILYPYILFALINVATGPLIDRFKSSASPFRWNDFLLNLIDGQASWFLFVLFVCLMLALLTVRVPPWLRFLGAALVGMTPAFGPPLTNQVLRDFCFLAAGMWVGTRIYRMEGMRKSTAALGFIALAALQVAAIYLYGPPTRWTYIELGLTGTAGLFLLAKLLDRHRIGDGLAWVGRASLAVFLLSNFPQGATREVLVRIFHTHELWLQLLLPTLFATLLPAIIWHQQDRWRLRWLFQWPWP